One window of the Nicotiana tabacum cultivar K326 chromosome 4, ASM71507v2, whole genome shotgun sequence genome contains the following:
- the LOC107809802 gene encoding small ribosomal subunit protein eS1-like, giving the protein MAVGKNKRISKGKKGGKKKAADPYAKKDWYDIKAPSVFDIKNVGKTLVTRTQGTKIASEGLKHRVFEVSLADLQKDEDQAFRKIRLRAEDVQGKNVLTNFWGMDFTTDKLRSLVRKWQTLIEAHVDVKTTDSYTLRMFCIAFTKKRPNQQKRTCYAQSSQIRQIRRKMVEIMRNQASSCDLKELVAKFIPESIGREIEKATSSIFPLQNVYIRKVKILKAPKFDIGKLMEVHGDYSEDVGVKLDRPADETVAEAEPEVPGA; this is encoded by the exons ATGGCTGTCGG CAAGAACAAGAGGATTTCCAAGGGAAAGAAGGGAGGAAAGAAGAAGGC GGCGGATCCGTACGCAAAGAAGGATTGGTATGATATTAAGGCACCATCAGTTTTTGATATCAAGAATGTTGGCAAAACCCTCGTTACTAGGACTCAGGGTACCAAG ATTGCTTCAGAGGGCCTAAAGCATAGAGTATTTGAAGTAAGTCTGGCTGATCTTCAAAAGGACGAGGATCAGGCTTTCAGGAAGATCAGGTTGAGAGCAGAGgatgtacaaggaaagaatgTCCTCACAAACTTCTGG GGAATGGATTTCACAACAGACAAGCTGAGGTCACTGGTTCGCAAATGGCAGACTCTGATTGAGGCCCATGTGGATGTCAAGACAACAGACAGCTATACCCTGAGGATGTTCTGCATTGCTTTTACAAAGAAACGCCCAAACCAGCAGAAACGTACCTGTTATGCTCAAAGCAGCCAGATCCGTCAG ATCCGTAGGAAGATGGTTGAGATCATGAGGAACCAAGCAAGTTCATGTGACCTGAAGGAGTTGGTTGCCAAATTCATCCCTGAATCAATTGGCAGAGAGATTGAGAAAGCAACTTCAAGCATCTTCCCCTTGCAAAATGTTTATATTCGAAAAGTCAAGATTCTCAAGGCCCCTAAGTTTGATATTGGCAAGCTGATGGAG GTTCATGGTGATTATTCAGAAGATGTTGGCGTGAAGTTGGATCGGCCAGCTGATGAGACAGTAGCAGAGGCAGAACCCGAGGTTCCTGGAGCGTAG